The region TATAATCTCACACTGCTATCAGAAAACCTTATGGACTGTTACCATATGTTAAATATGTGAGTGATGAGAtatgagtgtgcttgtgtgtgtctgtatgtgtttgatTGACTGTATCCCTTTGAAAATTGTATAGTCAGACTGTATCCCTGACTGTATCCTACTAGTcatgttattagttttgcatgcGCTAAAAGGTTTTGTACATGCTAAAGGTCATAGTAAAACAGGCCCATAGTGTAATTTATTAACCATTGATTTAACAGGCCTACAAGCCAAAAACTGACTTTCATGAACATGccgctttttttcttttctcctccttcatttggtgcccctcctgccccagaTAGTTGCCGCTGCTTCAGATGGAGGCCATCCTAGGTGACCACATGTGTTGCCTATGCCTAGAACCGGGCCTGCTCACAGATGTCTTTTATACACTCATTGCAGCTGCATCTCATTTTCCAGAGATTATTTCAAAAAGTtacttactactactactgtggTCAGATAATGGAGGCAACTCAGACTCAGAGAGATAAGATCTGTGTAAATTCTGTTTGGGAATGGGCAGGAGAGAGATGTGAATCTATTTACTTTCTTGTGGCTCTCTGACCTGCCCTCAGCGAATCAGAGTGTAACAAACTACAGAGACACGGTGACTTTTATACCACAGGCTTCAAACAACATTGATTTAGATCAGTAAGCCAAGGAAATGGATCAATGATGATGGTCAAAGTATGTGAGATGTGGCACACTGCCAGAGTTACTGCTGACCATGGTTGCAAATCTGTTGGATGGAAtggaattcaaattaaaatgggcTTTGCTGACATCATAACACTTGGCCACAACAGTTTCAGGAGTGCTTTTCGCATGAAAAATTATCACACAAAGTGTGATTCAAGCACTGTATAAATTTGTGATATATTgggaaaacttaaaaaatagcAGCACCCAAAATGCACTTTCCCCCcctcagtgtttatttagaTAGTGTCAAGTCACAGTGTCCCTCTAAAATGGCTATAGTTGAAGTCTGAATTACTGCCAGAATAACAGAATCCTTCTCCTCTCCTAGGATAAACATTGTTTTCAATGTCAGGCAGGGCTGAGGATTGAAGACTGAGCCATCATATTTTGGGAAATACAGTATCCTTTAGGTGTTAGTTGTTTATGTGGTGCAAAGATAAACACAATGATGAATTTAAACTGGGGGTTACTACAGGGCAGGTTGTTCTAGCGTTATCAGAAATACAATGACTGACCTCAGCTAATCTCTGGACTCTTCAGTTGAGCAAGAAAGACAGAAACTAGCGACAGGTGAGCAAAAGAAGAGTGGTAGAAGCCACAGTGGTGAAGGAAAGAGTGAgcagggagagaagggaagagaaacAAAGAAGGGGCAAGGGGACTCAAGGAGAGAGGGAACTTTCAGAGGAACAGTTAGGATGATGTGTTGTTGCACTTGCAGTGTGAACAGGaaataaaggagaaaagagCACAGTTTGCCTTCAGCGCGCTCTATAGGGCAGAAGCAATATGGtacagaaggagaaagaaagatatAAGTAGAGGAACAGAACAAGAGGCAGACAGAGTGAAAGTaaggagagagcaagaaagagtaGCAGAATGAATAGATAGAgggaacaaaagaaaacatcaagaggaagagaagggagTGGACACAGTGGACTTCACCATGGGAATCAAAACCAAGGCAGCTGTGGCCATCGTGATTCTACTGGTGTTCCTTGGCTCAATGTGGCTCCGTGAGTACTCTCTTTTATAGTAAACACGTTCTTTGTTACTGTCCAGTaacaaagacagaaacacaTTCTCTATTACTGTCCAGTAACAAAGGCAGAAACACATTCTCTATTACTGTCCAGTAACAAAGACAGACTCatgaaatatatactgtatacagagaagtaaataaataaatgcaaaaaatgaaggaaaaaaacaagatagAAATTTGTGTGTAACTCTGTATGAGCACTGGTCCGCATTTGCTAACAGGTGTGCCACTATGCcaatgttcatgtgtgtgactgtctctgCCTCTGAGTGCATACGTATTTGCCTGAGATTCATCTGCGGCAAAAAGGGTTTGATCATTCGAGTCACCAGCGGTCTCAAGTTTCCTCACTCCTGTCATTATTTCAGTGGGATTGTCAGAAAGCCTATAGTCACTATATTACTCATAGCTGTATCACCTGTAGTAAAATCATGCCTACATAAGCCTTTAGTTTCCTGTGTCTGTCAATGAGTAGTCGATATGCTGTATGGTGGCCTATGCACTGTGTGGAGCAGTAAAgtgcttgtttttaaagaatACTAGCTTGCCATTCCAAAGCAGGCAAGGAAATAGACGTGGACATATGTACTTGCAGTAATGTTCCTCTTAGAGTAGGCAAGTGGGCTACAACAGCAATAAACCATAAACAACTTTATTGGTCTTTTATTGCCATAGAAAGTGATGACATGGCAGGTCCAGTCACATACTCTGAGGATatatacaggcatttagcagacgctcttatccagagcgacttacacaacttttacatagcatttttacattatatccatttatacagctggatgcatactgaagcaacgcaggttaagcaccttgctcaagggtacaacggcagtgtcctacccgggaatcgaacctatgacctttcggttacaagcccagttccttacccactgtgccacactgccaccctatgcatgcacacagcaaCAGCAATAGACAGATTTTCTCTTCCCACAGAGGGAGGCTTGGAGAATCAGTGGCGTTCCTGCATGAAAGGCTTTCCTCAAGATCAAGAGGtaagaaacaacagaaacatcCAATAAGACAGCCTAATTTATTGTGCGATTACACAAAATTTACAGGACTTAAAATTGCCCGAAGGGTATATAGGCTGTTGCTCACAAACTCATACATGTTGTAAGGTGCTCTGGAGATAAAGTTGTAAATTGAGTGAGTCATATTTACagtctacctctctctctctctcaccctcagcCTGTCATTGTTACTATACTCAatgacacaggcacagacagtgagagggacACTGACAGGGTCCCACTGGGTAAGTGTCCTGGTCAGGATTTCCAGGTATCTCGGCTGCTGTCTTATCTACTGGCTGCCCCAGCGCCCCCTTCTGATGTGCTTCTGCAGCCTTACCTCTCTAGCTGGGACGAACTCATCAAGTAAGGccagaaaacacacactatAACAAAATAGATACAGGAAAAATACCCACCACAAATATGCAAGCACGTCaagaagaatgagaaaaaaatcatttggttTTGCCATGTTCAGTCCACATCCTAACCTGTAAATGAGAACAACACATGAGAATGTCCCATAAAAATGGTCACATGCTTATTATAAAAATTTGACAAAACTCCTAcgattgttttcttttataaaatattgtgattaaacaaatgaatgtgagATTCTGTCAATCATATGTGTATGTAAGAAGAGGTTCCCCCAGGGTCTGGATGTAGTAGGGGGTTGTAAAATAACCATAATCCTTCAGGCTGTGGGCTGTGGAGATGTATGACGCTAGGGTTTCTGACCAGGTGTGTGACTCTTCCCCAATACTGCCATACCTCCAGGTTCATGGAGGCCTTGGGCCCAATGGTGGGTATTATCTCCCAGGAGATTGACGGAAAAACCTCCATAATCCGCCAGCTGGCCAGAAATGATgctgagagacagatggagcgaccgcaggaagaggaagtgagagagggagaggaacacaTCCGCGCTAATGCAGACGGAAGGGGAGACAGGAAGGTTGAGGAGAGGCCGGGACCACAGTCCGCCATTGCTGTGAAGACTGAGGGCAAAGACGCTGTCGGAGAGGAACGGCACTTTGCTGACTTTGGTGAATCCTACCTCTCCGTTCGCTCCATGATACACGTGGAGCTGCGCCGGGGCACGGTGGACTTTGCCGAGCAGACGGACTCTGGCTGCCGCACACTTTTGAGGCTGCACCGGGCCCTGCTGTGGCTCCAGCTCTTCCTGAAGAAGCTGGGGGAGAAGCCTGCGGCCGGGGCGAGGCTGCGGAGCCCGTCTGAGCTGTGCCGCGAGGCCTACCAGCAGACCCTGGCGCACCACCACTCCTGGCTGGTCCGCCGGGCGGCAGAGTTGGCCTTCCTCGCCTTGCCTGACCGAGGGTTCTTCTTCAGGCTGGTGTGCGTGCACAATCAGGATGATTTAGCATTGCTGCTGAACAGGGTGGTCAGGGCCATTGGGGAGGTATACCAGAggacccagaatgcactggagGAGTATAGCATGTTGAACTTGCCATAGAGAACATAAGGGAGTTGGGGCAATATAGAGCTCTCAAAGTGCAGCAGGACTATAATGCAGACACTATTGCTTACCACTTAGCACTGCATTGTCTGTACAGAGACTTCTCAATTCTGCTCCTAAAGTGAGGAAACTGgacatttattatatttctaGGACAAACCGGTTTGACCTTTTTCTGGGGTTGAGGATGGtgggacattacattacattacattacaggcatttggcagacgctcttatccagagcgacgtacaacaaagtgtataaccataaccaggaacaagtatgacgaaaaccctagagagaagtaccggtccaagtacagggaacaaccgcatagttcaacttggaccctgatggttaaactgattaacactaacaacgagaacggcaacatctatgcaatctatggaaaaataaaaataaataaaaatacaattagtcgttaagacaggcgcatcgactaagtcacctatgaaacagctgcctagttacaaccctaagttttagtcatttacaggggggaagggagggatggggagaggtgcagcctgaagaggtgggtcttcagtcgtcgtttgaaatgggtcacagtctcagctgttctgacctccacagggaggtcattccaccatcgtggggccagaacagacaggagacgtgttctggaagtgcaggtgcgaagagggggaggtgctaggcgtcctgaggtagcagaacggagggatctggctggcatgtagggtttgaatatcttgtgaaggtatgctggggctgatcccttgactgcctggtatgctaggaccaatgttttgaatttgatgcgacaTTAGCCCTTACATGATTGGTTTCATTGTTGCAAAACATGTCAGGACTAAAGCAGACATTAGGGTGCAGTCGCTGCAGTCTCTAATACACAAAACAAGCATCATCTGTGTGTTCTCAGACCAAATGTGATGCTtcttatgttttaaaaaaatactttctcaCAAGTCTCCACTATGATGCCTGCATCTGAAATGATCATCTGCGCTAACAAAGGGCGCTATTCTGGGCCTAAACCTGACAAGTGCCTTAACCTCAAGGTTGCTGTACAGTCAAAGAACAAGACAAAAGCGATATTGTAGACAGCATTTGGACAAAGGGGCAAAGCAGCCACTGACACAGTAGGAAAGTGACTTCATACAGTACCTATAAATtgttctgaaacaaacacacaagttGAATGTTGAGACATTTGCAAGTCTCATACCATTTATATAACGTACGTTATAATGTAGTATAATGCTGCTGACCATGTTGCTAGTCAAATCCAATACTCAAAATCCAAcctaataaagaaaaaagcacCTAAAATTATAATAGTAGCTATGCATGCTTAAAAGTGCCTATGTGTGCATTACTTTTGTCAACAGTCATGATGTGTCAGTATTAGTGTGTATTATCTGCATAGTGTTTATACGTGAGGGTGTGTGGGTATCAGCCATTTGGAATGCAATTAATTCAACTGTTTTATGCAAGCAAATACTCTTTTAACACCATTTAATCTCCCTATCTACTTCTCTTTACAGAAATATGATGACAtgttgcatgtgtatgcatgcttaTATGTACATGCATAGATGCTAATCAGGACTGGCAAACATCCTTCTGAACAAGAAAATCTGAAGCAAATTACATAAAACAATGTAGTGTGAGTACTTCTGTGTAGCAGGAAGGGTGTGGCAATGAATGTTGTTGCTTCATTTTGCTCTCCAAATGACTGAATGAACTGATTTCAGTGCATCGGATCTTGAACCCGTATTGCAAAGGACTGGCCTCACCAAATGAGTTCATTCGTTAGGGTCAGTTATTTCCAAGGAAGGGACATATTTCAGCAGCTTGTTTGTTAATGTTTGACTGGGAGAAATGATCTCTACTTGTAACGGCCAAAGAGCAAAGCAGTTGCACTTCCAATCCAAACACCTGACCCAAGGGTTTGGACTATTAGCCATATTCGGCTGGTCTACAGAGAGGGCAAGGGCTCAGATAAAGCCTAAGCAAAGAGTGTTATCAATCACGTGAAGACAAATCACATGCTGTGGATGTTACAAAGACATGCTCACTGATTCATCTTACTTGGGCAGCTAAAAACCAAATAAACATGTGAAATTTGATCACTTTGTCGGTTCTATTTAAAAATCCAGGTGTCTTAACTGTGACTTAATTTTAATTGTGGTTCAACTGTGCCAGCTCACAGATACCAGAGGGTTAAGAATGCTTATGCTTCTTGCTGTGGTCAGATCTCATGCAGCCTTTGACTTGGGCAAACTCCCTTCGGCCCAGTGCCCAGTCTTTCCAGTTGTATTAAATTCAACAGGCTCCCGCCCACAGATGTCAAAGCCGGGAAAGCCAAGACAAAGGTCGCACCAGACATGTTTAAAAAGATGTTCTTACATTGTACTCGAAGAATAAAGACTGCAACAGTTACTTATTCTGGGGAttttaaatcagctgactgTGGCGGTCATCAAACAAAATCTATTTTCCCTACTATTCAAAGCATACTTCACACTTCTGATATCATTACTGTATTCCACAAATATTTCTACCAACAATAATCTCAAAATGCTCTGATTAGGAATGCTGGTTAGGACCGCACATTACCAAAAAATGTATCAGACCTCCAGCATAGGTGCATTCAAACTGCTGTAATGCCACCCAAATGAGcctactgtatatttaaattcatgaaGCAAGGTCCCATGAATTAGTTTTTGCCAATGTCACGAGAGCATTAAACCAGTGTGAAGCCATCCTTTCATATCTTTATCAAATTACACTTTCTGCCTGTCATCTCTAAATGGATGttcatatgttttcattttacaacaAACTCACAGCATACCAAGACACCAGGACAGGattcataaaacaaacaaaccccaGGGTGGACAGATGATTTCAGGAGACTATGCCAAACCTTTATTTCAAAGTTCAATACAGGGCATTaaagcaaaatatataaatattttattaatgacaTAACATTAAAGGGCCAATaaattttatcaaaaaaaaaaaaaacaacacacccaTGTTGCTGCCTTTACCAGTatgcagcaataactgcaaaagaaatgtgaaattttaatgttttgtgtttgatcacatttattttgtaccCCAGCAAAGCCAGTAACACTGCTGCTGTAAAACTGCAACTATAttacaggaaacattttttttaatgtgcgtGGATCGATGGCCGTTTCTTTGTTTTATCTTCATTACAATcctaggggggaaaaaataaagttaaaatacTTGTATAGTTCAATTTTTTCTTACTATAGCAGCCTGTCTTGACATTTATATCcctttatatcatttttttattattacttttagaTCCATTTTAAGCTCACAGACCATCCACTTGGAACTACATTACCAAAGCCTTTGTTCTATTAGTGGTTCATCTTTCTAGAGTGCATAAGCATAAAAATGATCACTGCCACTTTTCGAGTAGTGGTAAATGATTGGTTTGATCTGATCCAGCTTCGTGAGCAcccccatttaaaaataaatactttggGGGCCAACGATGAGGGAAAGAACTGATATTTCTGGTTTGCATCACATGACACCTCAGCAGTTTTCCCTGCCTGAGCACTGAGGGCCTGATTCTGATTTGAGAAACCTGAGTGCCTTTTACGCACTCCCAGCCACATAAGACAATAAGCACTCCAGAGATGCGTGCACTCTCACTTGAGATAcgtaagccgcgtttccaccgcaggaactataccccggaactaggaaccttttgaggaactcagtgcgtttccaccgcaggaactagggtctaaatttagttctgggggctttgttttaccccccaaaacgttcctgctcggggggtagtactttccgaaagtacaggaaccttttgggtggagcttgcagcgctgaacatttctgattggtcgagtactcgtagcatttgtgttgtatttattttccgccattacccgctatgtttgaaaatatgcagcggcaaaccaatttattttcataataacttcaaatcaaacttgtatgttatgcggcgcagtagcctacttttggttatagcctgtcaacgtcttggaattataacgtgtgctcttctgttcttttcttgctttagtattcgttttataaaatgctaagcattcatgctgggacagcatattacgtaggctaccaaaacattcaaacggattaattcggttgctgaatattttcttccggattttctttgttagcccgttgtaattgactcaaaacgtttgatacagttatgtgaggtatgcggtagttctgcataattaacattggtgatacagtacaagcaaactggaaatcaccttccgcactttttatccgggtaaaataacaggttaattctagtaatcttccctttagctttttcagactgccgtaattttactcaattttactgccatttttcaattccacgaaaagaccaggaagactatggactcatttatggtgcatggttcgcatctggagggcacacttcgctgctcggctagcagtaacttcgaaggaaagcaaacggtggctgtaccactactaatttacattttcacgcaagtccgagttttcgttctattcttgtcattttgcgattagcctatatggaattgacgacgagaaagtaataaaacagcaaattgtttacaacgtgtgcatgttttctgctgttaatgaatgtgtttgagaggatatatgaaaatcaataaatacaaaagtaaccatatatagtcattgttggtaacccgttgtatataagtggaataaacccctccgggctgtcccggttattagaaaataatgtaggctacttcggtggtagtatggggttatagaagaaatcatatgacagatggaccgacgacaacgtcagtgggctaatttgcctaatcttcgcggtactttagaccccggtggaaacgcagacaaccattggctgaaggaaccttttagttcctggtaaagtagttcctgggactgaaagttccgggtaattttggtggaaacgcggctgtAGTTACTTAACTCCAAAAAGGGGTGGTCATTGCTGTCACACTAAATATACTCAAATTAGCTTGTCCCCACCCACAtccacagatgaaaatgagAACTTTCCTGGAGTTCACAttcaagagttttttttcccttcgtAAAAACCCATTACTCCGAGCCACAAGGCCAAGGATGCTTTAAATAGGAAATAGCCAGcagtatatacatttaaattagtTCTGCTCCTGCATCTGAATTTCCTCCAAATTAATACAAGGCTTGTAAAGTAAAAACAAGTATTTGTAAAGATTACATTGATTTTACTCAATTCGTTTTGAAAGCAGTCCATATGACTTCAACAAAGAGAATAGTACTGCATGAGAAAAAACGTTATCTGCCAACGGTCACAAATAATCCCGACAGTTGTCACACTTGTTAATCAagcaaatgaaacacaaacattttgagAATGTTAAGCCCCCTGTTACACTCGCTGAAATCATGCATACTAAACAGCTGTGGGTTAAACAGCATGCATGCTAAGTGTTGGCTGACTGAAGCAATAAGCCCCTCCCGTACTCAGATGCTATACATCTGTATAAAAAGCAAATGCTTGGTCTGCTGTAAGTAAAATGATGGTGACAAACCGGGGTTGAGGCAAAAGCTGCAGAAGACCTGTATGCTGTAATGCTAATGCTCACAGTAATTGGATAATGTACTTCTTTATGGCTGGTAACTGGCTTGCATAAGGGTGgtcacccccccaaaaaaaaaaaattaaatctgagAATGTACTGATTAGATTCCACATATGTTTTAATGACCGAAGGATATAATATCAACAATTAATCAGTAATGGGCAACTAAATGTGGTGACATTCAAATGTGGGGACACCAAGCTGTTTGGATATTACTTGGCCTCACACTCACCGTTGGAGAACTTGCACTGCTTGAGAACCTCGCTGAAGCCCTCGCATAGCTTGAGGTCACTCTGGGTCTGCGCGCACTCAATGAACTGCTTCAGCTCCAAGGCGCAGGGGCTTTCCGCCTGCTGGAAAACGGGCTCTGGCTGCTGGTACATCGACTGGGGCTGGTACATGGGCGGCGGCTGCTGGTACATAGGCTGGGCTTGGGCGTAAGGTTCCTGCAAGGCAAGGCGCAGCACGCTGGGTAAGAACTGCAGCTCCTGTGCTCTCTGCCAGAGAATGACTGGCCATGGACTGAACTTGCACAGATCAGAGAGTAACATAAATGCCATACTAGTCTCTGACAACAAACTAGCACCAAAGCAAAAGAGGCATAGGGGCAAGGTAACAGGCTCAATTCTAAAATACAGCACTGCTGTTATAACCTTATGTAAGGCACTGTACTTGGCAACTTTGTCACCTCtaaaaattattggcaccctgaAATGTGCATGCTGATTTTACAAAAGTTGCTTGATTTACTTCTATATAAAACTACTCATTCTAATCTATTGATACACTTGTATATTTAAGCAACAACTGAGGTAAGGAATGTCTGGAATTTGTAACCATGAAACTGTACCCAGAAATCAATGCTCAAACCTCAAAATCTTAAGCAGCCACTTGTTCTTGCCATTGCCAAACCAATTGCTTAAATAGTCACATGACTGCCACATTATCATGAATGCCAACTGGCTTCCTCAGAGATTACCTGATAGGTGATGTCAGGCCTGGCTTGCTCAGAGCTCGCTgatccaccaccaccaccaccacctcccatCATGGCGTGTCCAATCGTGTGCCCCACCGCCGACCCCACCGCTACCCCTGCTGCTGTGGTTGCCATGCGGGCAAACATCCCAGGTTCCCTTGGAGCCGGGGGAGCCATGGCAGATGGAGGTGCATGTGCAGGCATTGACGGAGGAGGTGCAGCTCTTGCCAttggcgggggaggagggggagctcTCGCCATGGGTGGTGGAGATGGCCGGCTGTGGAGAGATGGAACCAGAACTGCATAAGCCAAACAGCATTGGTTTTAAAAGACCATCAGAGTAAATTGCAGCGCCTtcttaaaaacaaattcaatgATATATAGAAACTACATTACACCAAAATAGAAAACCATTACAACAATTAGATTATTAAGCTATACAGTACCCCTGATTACACCATGCTTTTGTATAAAACTATAAGAATGTTTTGGCTATATTAAATAATTCCTATAGTGTCATTCATCAGCAAGCTAACTAGAAAAAGTCAACGTAAAGTTATTTTGAGATCTGATGCCTTGTTAAGTGTTTTAGTTGTCACTGTCTAAATACAAAAACACCGTTGAGTAACATaccaactaaataaatattattgctGTTCGCTAGACATATAGGCTATGGATAGCTACATACGGAGCTAATGTGTGCACATAATGATTAACTACGCTGTTAAAACCTTATGCTAGCCAGCTACCAGTCATCTTGCGTGAGATATCTGGGTTTAAGGCCTCTTAATACCTAAGGTGACCTTTGATATGAAACTTAGCAATTATCTTTCATCGCATGCTATCAATTTGTAAAGAATATAATGTGTGgcacaaataaattaacaaagactACGTTAGGTGCCAGACAGCCTCTGTTAATAACTGACATGCAGGCTCACCAAGTAACGTTAGCTTATTGAAAAAGTAATATAAGTTAGCGAACTAGCTACGTTAGCTCGCTAGCTATGCAGCTAGCTGATGCTAGCTAACTCACCTGGCTGGGGGAGCCATCCTTGATGTTCGACTTCTGCTACCTCTAGGCATCTTTTATAGGAAAATCACAAAATACTGCAATTGAACTTGCAAATgaaaaatccagtccagttgCGTCTGTGTTTTTATCAAAACTCATATAATACAGGACCTTTAACTTCGACAGACTTGCGACCGCTACGTCATTAATTTTCTTCCGTCTTCCGGTCTGACGCAACGCTTTGCAATTATCTTCACGGGAGTTGTAGTTCAAGTGTCTTCAATTCGCTTCAAAACCACTTTTCCACAGAACTGTAGTTCCCATCGGCACTACTCCACAAAGAGTTACTTTGTAAGATGATCACGATTACTttgatttttattcatgttcttTCCTAGATtgtcaagaaataaaaaacaccagCTATGTATTTATCAAACAAATATGGGCAAATAGATCAGATCGATCAGATAACTCACAATTCAGAAACAAAGCCTTAAACGTGTATAGTTCCTGTTCGAAACCCTGAATAATGCCAGCCTTTAAGTGCTGTGTAGGTGTTATTCATGGCTTGTCAGCTCTTCGCTTTGTGGATGCGTATGGCAAAAAGATTTCACACTTTCAGTTCTGGTAGGCTCCTGAACCCCCTacaaccctgaccagaaataagTGGGTTAGATTATGGATGGATGGTCATCTGGTTCAACTGAATGTTTGATTCTAAAACAAGTTCATTTGGAGATGAAGCAAATCAGGGACAGAACTAAAAATTAtttgcacacaaatacacacatacacacccaacctAAGCTCTCTGTATTATACCTCCACCCCCAAAGCGTAGTCAAGCTGTTCCAGCAAACTCTCTTCATGAAAGGAAACTAGCTGACTTCCACTGTAATTGGCATATGTTATTACACTCCCCTGCAGAAAGTTCAAATCCTCTCTCTAATTCCCAGTCTAGTTTTCTTTGCCATATAAGACATGTCCTGATTTAATTTTGAGGGACTATTACATAGCTTAGAGATGACTTAATAGTTGTCCACAGAGTTATAGATCGAGGCAAGCAACATTACCTTATAACAGGTATAAAAAGTTTCATAATGCCGTCAttcatgttttataaataaggCCCCTTCCTAATTTCATCGCAGTAGTGGATACACATAAATAAGTCTTGCTGTTGTAGTCCATGCTCATCCTGAAGATTCCCAAATCTCTTTGGCGCCCCCTTGTGACTAAATGTGCTGATTGAAAGACCCCCAATACTTCGAATGTTTGGTCTATTCTGCCCTGCCAGGGCAAAGTTCTGGAATACAGAGTGGTCTCAATAAGCCACATAAATGATAATGGCCTCACTGTTAAGCCactgtaaaacatattttgtttttccaacaATCTACACATGACAAAAGTTTCGATGATCTATGCTCTCACTTAGTCCAATGAAGTTGCCATATCATATCTCTCCACGAGCCCTGG is a window of Anguilla rostrata isolate EN2019 chromosome 9, ASM1855537v3, whole genome shotgun sequence DNA encoding:
- the gltpd2b gene encoding glycolipid transfer protein domain-containing protein 2: MGIKTKAAVAIVILLVFLGSMWLQGGLENQWRSCMKGFPQDQEPVIVTILNDTGTDSERDTDRVPLGKCPGQDFQVSRLLSYLLAAPAPPSDVLLQPYLSSWDELIKFMEALGPMVGIISQEIDGKTSIIRQLARNDAERQMERPQEEEVREGEEHIRANADGRGDRKVEERPGPQSAIAVKTEGKDAVGEERHFADFGESYLSVRSMIHVELRRGTVDFAEQTDSGCRTLLRLHRALLWLQLFLKKLGEKPAAGARLRSPSELCREAYQQTLAHHHSWLVRRAAELAFLALPDRGFFFRLVCVHNQDDLALLLNRVVRAIGEVYQRTQNALEEYSMLNLP
- the chchd2 gene encoding coiled-coil-helix-coiled-coil-helix domain-containing protein 2 is translated as MPRGSRSRTSRMAPPASRPSPPPMARAPPPPPPMARAAPPPSMPAHAPPSAMAPPAPREPGMFARMATTAAGVAVGSAVGHTIGHAMMGGGGGGGGSASSEQARPDITYQEPYAQAQPMYQQPPPMYQPQSMYQQPEPVFQQAESPCALELKQFIECAQTQSDLKLCEGFSEVLKQCKFSNGL